The Thermocrinis ruber genome has a window encoding:
- the folP gene encoding dihydropteroate synthase — translation MLVLKEFGDKDHFYRFLKDKVGVFFREAEQRSHEGVHRVLYFENRQINPQVFFECARQGCLHAYQSENRFALSGTEAQIKEFCRCLSQFHKDLALEILQALINYRKKSFKLQFNYKILPLGIKTAIMGVLNVTPDSFSDGGLYLETSSAVKRAVQMAEEGAEIIDIGGESTRPGSQRISAEEELKRVLPVLKEVRKELPKVWISVDTYKAEVAKACLEEGADIINDISGGTFDPKMFEVVSQYQCPYVLNHIKGRPEDWKSMTIVYEDVVHESIGWLWERLGRLKALGYKGQVIIDPGIGFGKLPEHNVEILKRLNEYKIFGAPILVGVSRKSFIGLVLEGLLRKKTEPKERLYGSLGALAYAVVKGAHIVRVHDVKETREFLALLDTVRTYGDF, via the coding sequence ATGTTGGTTCTAAAAGAATTTGGAGACAAGGACCACTTTTATAGGTTTTTAAAGGACAAGGTGGGCGTTTTTTTTAGGGAGGCGGAGCAGAGGAGCCACGAAGGAGTCCACAGGGTGCTGTATTTTGAAAACAGACAGATAAACCCTCAGGTTTTCTTTGAGTGTGCAAGGCAGGGCTGTTTGCACGCATACCAAAGCGAAAACCGGTTTGCCCTTTCGGGCACAGAAGCCCAGATAAAAGAATTCTGCCGGTGTCTTTCCCAATTTCACAAGGATTTAGCCCTTGAAATTCTGCAAGCGTTGATAAATTATCGGAAAAAGTCCTTTAAGCTTCAGTTCAACTACAAAATTCTGCCCTTGGGCATAAAGACTGCCATAATGGGCGTTCTTAACGTAACTCCTGACTCTTTCTCCGACGGTGGGCTTTACTTAGAGACAAGCTCTGCGGTAAAAAGGGCGGTGCAGATGGCGGAAGAGGGGGCGGAGATCATAGACATTGGGGGAGAATCTACGAGGCCTGGTTCTCAGAGGATCAGTGCGGAGGAAGAGCTAAAAAGGGTTCTGCCCGTTCTAAAGGAGGTGAGAAAAGAGCTTCCAAAGGTCTGGATCTCGGTGGATACATACAAGGCGGAGGTTGCTAAGGCATGCCTTGAAGAGGGCGCAGATATCATAAACGACATAAGCGGAGGGACCTTTGACCCAAAGATGTTTGAAGTGGTTTCTCAGTATCAATGCCCTTATGTTCTCAACCACATAAAGGGAAGACCGGAGGATTGGAAAAGTATGACCATAGTCTATGAGGATGTGGTTCATGAGTCTATTGGGTGGCTGTGGGAAAGGCTCGGTAGGCTGAAGGCATTGGGCTACAAAGGGCAGGTTATAATAGACCCAGGCATAGGCTTTGGGAAACTTCCAGAGCACAACGTGGAAATTCTCAAGCGCTTAAACGAATACAAAATCTTTGGGGCACCTATACTGGTGGGAGTCTCAAGGAAATCCTTTATTGGTCTTGTGTTGGAGGGGCTTTTGAGGAAAAAAACGGAGCCTAAAGAGAGGCTATACGGAAGCCTTGGTGCCCTTGCCTACGCAGTGGTGAAAGGTGCCCACATCGTCAGGGTGCACGACGTAAAAGAGACGAGGGAGTTTTTAGCCCTTTTGGACACGGTGAGGACCTATGGAGATTTTTGA